A single genomic interval of Microbacterium sp. LWO14-1.2 harbors:
- a CDS encoding polysaccharide deacetylase family protein, giving the protein MSSDLADRLGLAPGARAVILNADDFGMCHAANTAIMRLLGDGAIDSATVMVPCAWSPEALAFAASRRDLDVGVHLVLTSEWTRYRWRPLTGTGTTLVDAAGFFPADVLAVEQHAAETDVAAELAAQLQTALDAGVDVTHLDNHMGSVYGLLTGRDFLGPVFDLAARHGLPFRLPREMAGADDDATMQAKLAETAAAADARGVEIVDRLWTHPFEQAPGETYEQVRDGFIALLRAIPAGVTEIYLHPMVDDVELRSAVDFAAEKRGHELRLLSDPAVHQAIAEEGLVRIGWRALRDLQRKGRA; this is encoded by the coding sequence ATGAGCTCCGACCTCGCCGACCGCCTGGGCCTCGCGCCGGGGGCGAGAGCCGTCATCCTCAACGCCGACGACTTCGGCATGTGCCATGCCGCGAACACCGCGATCATGCGGCTGCTCGGCGACGGCGCGATCGACTCGGCGACCGTGATGGTGCCGTGCGCGTGGTCGCCGGAGGCGCTGGCGTTCGCGGCATCCCGTCGTGACCTCGACGTGGGCGTGCACCTCGTGCTCACGAGCGAGTGGACGCGGTACCGCTGGCGCCCGCTCACGGGCACCGGCACGACGCTGGTCGACGCGGCGGGGTTCTTCCCGGCCGATGTGCTGGCTGTCGAGCAGCACGCCGCCGAGACCGATGTCGCCGCCGAGCTCGCGGCGCAGCTGCAGACCGCGCTGGATGCCGGGGTCGACGTCACGCATCTCGACAACCACATGGGATCGGTCTACGGACTGCTCACGGGGCGCGACTTCCTCGGTCCGGTCTTCGACCTCGCCGCGCGGCACGGGCTGCCGTTCCGGCTGCCGCGGGAGATGGCCGGGGCCGACGACGACGCGACGATGCAGGCGAAGCTCGCCGAGACGGCCGCGGCCGCCGATGCGCGGGGCGTCGAGATCGTCGACCGGCTGTGGACGCATCCGTTCGAACAGGCCCCTGGCGAGACGTACGAGCAGGTGCGCGACGGATTCATCGCCCTGCTGCGCGCCATCCCCGCGGGTGTGACGGAGATCTACCTGCATCCGATGGTCGACGACGTCGAGCTGCGATCCGCCGTCGACTTCGCGGCCGAGAAGCGCGGACACGAGCTGCGGCTGCTGTCGGACCCCGCGGTGCATCAGGCGATCGCCGAGGAGGGGCTCGTGCGGATCGGCTGGCGCGCCCTGCGCGATCTGCAGCGGAAGGGACGGGCATGA
- a CDS encoding MFS transporter, protein MTSLTTRLRDRRLDAAPTRAQTVAFGASGFPTQLMTQTFSAFVVYFYVTHLGVPPEWVAAAMIAHGVLNAVLNPVVGALSDRIRTPWGRRIPWIGLGIVPLVVAFALVWMPPELPVPGLIVWFLVVVAVYDIAFVVVVLNISALFPEIFRTTEERARGNVPRQIFAILGMVLGTAGAPVLYDRIGWPGMAVVLSTVCLALFVWSFAGGMIERRVPEAASEAMRWGDQLRYTFANRAFVPYVLGSLFVQTSIAVILAAIPFYVRYSLGAAEGDGSLLLGAIFVTAIPSIVLWSAVVRRTSPRTALLWSVAVFGVAVLGYLLPTSVLAAALIGVAVGVGVGGLLQLLEVVLSQIIDEDAVRTGHRREGAYFGVNGFVVRGSVVLQAVVAAVVLTSSGFDASLGDAQPETVDGGIRLMVAVVPLVFTALAWVCFWLYPIRARDV, encoded by the coding sequence ATGACCTCACTGACGACCCGGCTGCGCGACCGGAGGCTCGACGCCGCCCCGACGAGGGCGCAGACCGTCGCGTTCGGGGCGTCGGGTTTCCCGACCCAGTTGATGACGCAGACGTTCTCGGCGTTCGTCGTCTACTTCTACGTCACGCATCTCGGCGTCCCGCCGGAGTGGGTGGCCGCCGCGATGATCGCGCACGGGGTGCTCAACGCCGTGCTGAACCCGGTGGTGGGGGCGCTCTCCGATCGCATCCGCACCCCGTGGGGGAGGCGCATCCCGTGGATCGGGCTCGGGATCGTGCCGCTCGTGGTCGCGTTCGCCCTCGTGTGGATGCCGCCGGAGCTGCCCGTTCCGGGGCTCATCGTCTGGTTCCTCGTCGTCGTCGCCGTCTACGACATCGCGTTCGTGGTCGTCGTGCTGAACATCTCGGCGCTGTTCCCCGAGATCTTCCGCACGACCGAGGAGCGCGCGCGGGGGAACGTGCCCCGGCAGATCTTCGCGATCCTGGGCATGGTGCTGGGCACGGCGGGCGCGCCCGTGCTCTACGACCGCATCGGATGGCCGGGTATGGCCGTCGTGCTGTCGACCGTGTGTCTGGCGCTGTTCGTCTGGTCGTTCGCGGGCGGCATGATCGAGCGCCGCGTTCCCGAGGCGGCCTCCGAGGCCATGCGGTGGGGCGACCAGCTGCGTTACACGTTCGCGAACCGCGCCTTCGTGCCCTACGTGCTCGGCTCGCTGTTCGTGCAGACGTCGATCGCCGTCATCCTCGCCGCGATCCCCTTCTACGTGCGGTACTCGCTGGGCGCCGCCGAGGGCGACGGGAGCCTGCTGCTCGGCGCGATCTTCGTCACGGCCATCCCGTCGATCGTGCTGTGGAGCGCTGTCGTGCGCCGCACCTCGCCGCGCACGGCCCTGCTGTGGAGCGTCGCGGTGTTCGGCGTCGCCGTGCTCGGCTACCTGCTGCCGACGAGCGTTCTCGCCGCCGCGCTGATCGGCGTCGCCGTGGGCGTCGGCGTGGGCGGCCTGCTGCAGCTGCTCGAGGTCGTGCTGTCGCAGATCATCGACGAGGATGCCGTGCGCACCGGCCACCGCCGCGAGGGGGCATACTTCGGGGTGAACGGCTTCGTCGTGCGCGGCTCGGTCGTGCTGCAGGCGGTCGTCGCGGCGGTCGTGCTCACGTCGTCGGGCTTCGACGCCTCGCTCGGCGATGCGCAGCCCGAGACGGTGGACGGCGGCATCCGGCTCATGGTCGCCGTCGTGCCGCTCGTGTTCACGGCGCTTGCGTGGGTGTGCTTCTGGCTGTATCCGATCCGCGCGCGCGACGTCTGA
- the galE gene encoding UDP-glucose 4-epimerase GalE: protein MSWIVTGGAGYIGAHVVRALAEAGLSPVIIDDLSSGVASFAPEGVPFVRGTILDRELVEQTLREHHAEGVIHVAGYKYAGVSVQRPLHTYAQNVEGTRVILEAMQATGVQNIVFSSSAAVFGTPDVALVVEDTAKRPASPYGESKLIGEWLLRDQAIATADSDAPLRHTSLRYFNVVGSADPTVYDVSPHNLFPIVFEALIEGRTPKIFGDDYDTEDGTNVRDYVHVGDIAAAHVAAAQRLAAGEPIEPAYNLGSGDGLSVKQIMDAVARVTGIDFTPEIGPRRPGDPDRIVATGELAARDLDWKMRYSVDDMVRTGWEARRRAS from the coding sequence ATGTCCTGGATCGTCACCGGCGGAGCCGGCTACATCGGCGCCCACGTCGTCCGAGCACTCGCCGAGGCGGGGCTCTCCCCCGTGATCATCGACGACCTCTCGAGCGGCGTCGCATCGTTCGCACCGGAGGGCGTCCCGTTCGTGCGGGGCACGATCCTCGACCGGGAGCTCGTGGAGCAGACGCTGCGCGAGCACCACGCCGAGGGCGTCATCCACGTGGCCGGGTACAAGTACGCCGGTGTCTCGGTGCAGCGCCCGCTGCACACCTACGCGCAGAACGTCGAGGGCACGCGGGTGATCCTCGAGGCCATGCAGGCGACCGGCGTGCAGAACATCGTGTTCTCGTCATCGGCCGCCGTGTTCGGCACCCCCGACGTCGCACTCGTCGTCGAAGACACCGCGAAGCGCCCCGCGAGCCCCTACGGCGAGTCCAAGCTCATCGGCGAATGGCTGCTGCGCGACCAGGCCATCGCGACCGCCGACTCGGACGCGCCCCTGCGGCATACCTCGCTGCGCTACTTCAACGTCGTCGGCTCGGCCGACCCGACGGTGTACGACGTCAGCCCGCACAACCTCTTCCCGATCGTGTTCGAGGCGCTCATCGAGGGGCGCACCCCGAAGATCTTCGGCGACGACTACGACACGGAGGACGGCACGAACGTGCGCGACTACGTGCACGTCGGAGACATCGCCGCCGCGCACGTCGCCGCCGCCCAGCGGCTCGCCGCGGGAGAGCCGATCGAACCGGCGTACAACCTCGGATCCGGTGACGGCCTCAGCGTGAAGCAGATCATGGATGCCGTCGCCCGCGTCACCGGCATCGACTTCACGCCGGAGATCGGCCCCCGCCGCCCCGGCGACCCCGACCGCATCGTCGCCACCGGAGAGCTCGCCGCGCGCGACCTCGACTGGAAGATGCGCTACTCGGTCGACGATATGGTGCGCACGGGCTGGGAGGCGCGGCGCCGGGCGAGCTGA
- the galK gene encoding galactokinase — protein sequence MSTAHEQATRLLADLTDAATEGVWSAPGRVNLIGEHTDYNEGFVLPFAIPHRTVAAVARRRDDRIRVASTFTEEPVEVALAELDELFPTAPGSAPRVAEWAAYPLGVAWALRRAGIESSGIDIAIASDVPVGAGLSSSAAIEGATASALNELWGAGLDRTALARIGRRAENEAVGAPTGIMDQMAAMLGESDAAIFLDCRSLDAVTVPVGLADAGLEILVIDTRVSHAHSTGGFRERRASCERGAALLDVRSLRDVSTSDLPRAERVLDDVTFRRVRHIVTENQRVLDTVRTLREHGPRAIGDLLIASHASMRDDFEISVPELDTAVEAAVEAGAIGARMTGGGFGGAAIALIERDAERAVTDAVRAAFAASGFAEPTVFTVVPSAGAGRDA from the coding sequence ATGAGCACCGCGCACGAGCAGGCCACGAGGCTGCTGGCGGATCTCACCGACGCGGCGACGGAGGGCGTCTGGTCGGCGCCGGGCCGCGTCAACCTCATCGGCGAGCACACCGACTACAACGAGGGCTTCGTCCTGCCGTTCGCGATCCCGCACCGCACGGTGGCCGCCGTCGCACGACGCCGCGACGACCGCATCCGCGTCGCCTCGACCTTCACCGAGGAGCCGGTCGAGGTCGCGCTCGCCGAGCTCGACGAGCTGTTCCCCACGGCGCCCGGCTCCGCGCCGCGGGTTGCGGAGTGGGCCGCCTACCCCCTCGGCGTCGCATGGGCTCTGCGCCGGGCCGGCATCGAGAGCTCGGGCATCGACATCGCGATCGCCTCCGACGTCCCGGTGGGCGCCGGACTCTCGTCATCCGCCGCGATCGAGGGGGCCACGGCATCCGCTCTGAACGAGCTGTGGGGCGCAGGGCTCGACCGCACCGCGCTCGCCCGCATCGGCCGTCGCGCCGAGAACGAGGCCGTCGGCGCTCCGACCGGGATCATGGACCAGATGGCCGCGATGCTCGGCGAATCCGACGCCGCGATCTTCCTCGACTGCCGCTCGCTGGACGCGGTGACGGTGCCGGTCGGACTCGCCGACGCCGGGCTCGAGATCCTCGTGATCGACACCCGGGTCTCGCACGCCCACTCGACCGGTGGGTTCCGCGAACGACGGGCGTCGTGCGAACGGGGCGCGGCGCTGCTCGACGTGCGCAGCCTGCGCGACGTCTCGACCTCCGACCTGCCCCGCGCCGAGCGGGTCCTCGATGACGTGACCTTCCGCCGCGTGCGTCACATCGTGACCGAGAACCAGCGCGTGCTCGACACCGTGCGGACCCTCCGCGAGCACGGTCCGCGCGCGATCGGCGACCTGCTGATCGCCTCGCACGCGTCGATGCGCGACGACTTCGAGATCTCGGTCCCCGAGCTCGACACCGCCGTCGAGGCGGCCGTCGAGGCGGGGGCGATCGGCGCGCGCATGACGGGCGGCGGCTTCGGTGGGGCGGCGATCGCGCTGATCGAGCGCGACGCCGAGCGGGCGGTGACGGATGCCGTGCGCGCCGCGTTCGCGGCATCCGGGTTCGCGGAGCCGACCGTGTTCACCGTCGTGCCGTCGGCGGGTGCCGGTCGCGACGCCTGA